A single region of the Legionella oakridgensis ATCC 33761 = DSM 21215 genome encodes:
- a CDS encoding VOC family protein — protein MTTLFHLAFPVHDFEAAKAFYHQQLGFNIGRESEHALILEFGGHQIVAHKIDTPLPLQTSIYPRHFGLIFLEKEAFDAFIQRIEAQNIPFEIPLKVRFAQSTIEHQSFFLKDPSNNLLEFKYYTHPSAIFGERDFKEVGER, from the coding sequence ATGACTACCCTATTCCACTTAGCCTTTCCGGTGCATGATTTTGAAGCGGCTAAAGCGTTTTATCATCAACAATTAGGTTTTAATATAGGAAGAGAATCAGAACATGCATTAATTCTTGAATTTGGCGGCCATCAAATTGTTGCTCATAAAATTGATACCCCACTGCCATTACAAACAAGCATTTACCCCCGTCATTTCGGTTTGATCTTTCTTGAAAAAGAAGCATTTGATGCATTTATTCAACGTATTGAAGCGCAAAATATCCCCTTCGAAATACCGCTTAAAGTCCGCTTTGCGCAATCAACCATAGAACATCAATCTTTTTTCCTGAAAGATCCAAGCAATAATTTGCTTGAATTTAAATATTACACCCATCCATCAGCGATATTTGGTGAACGAGATTTTAAAGAAGTTGGCGAGCGATAA